Within the Deinococcus cellulosilyticus NBRC 106333 = KACC 11606 genome, the region CGGGCGGGTGTGATCACGTCGGCTTCCAGGCGCTTCTGGTTCAGCACGATGCGCTGGTGTTCCAGATCCTGTTCAGCAATCACCCGGGCACGCTCCCCGGCCACCGCAGCTTCATTCTCTTTGGCGACTGCAACGGCACTCAGTTCTGCCGTGCGGACCCTGAGCTTGTTCTGCTCTTCAATGATCGCCTGCTGTGCCTGTGCCTGCGCCACCTGAGAACGCTGCTGTGCCCCTGCTTCCACCTGGGTGGCTTCGGCGTTGCGCTCCGCTTCGGCAATTCTGGCTTCCTTCAACACATCTGCTGTGCGCTTGCGTCCAATGGATTTCAGGTAACCTGCATCGTCAGCAACATTCTGGATTTTGAGCGTGTCGAGTTGCATGCCCAATTTGTGCATGTCATGCTCTGCTTCCTCAATTAAGGCAGCAGCAAAGCGCAATCTGTCTTCGTTGATTTCTTCCGGGGTCAGGGTGGCGATGATGCCGCGCAGGTTCCCCTCCAGGGTGTCTTTGGTGATCTGGGTCAATTGTGTCTGTGTGGTGTTCAGGAAGCGCTCAATGGCATTGGAAAGGTAAGGCTCTCGGGCATTGACCTTGACGTTGGCCACAGCGTGAATCGTCAGTGGGATTCCTCCTTTGGAGTAGGCATTCTGCACAGTGAGGTCCAGAGGCATGGTATTGAGGTCCATCCAGCTGATCTGCTCCAGCATGGGGATGCGAAAAGCACGTCCTCCACGGATCACCCGGTAACCCACGGTGTCTCCATCTTGCTGGGCCGTTTTGCGGCCCGAAATCACCAGCACCCGGTTCGGCGGAACCACAATCAGGCAACTGTTGATCAGGGAGACCACCAGAACCACTGCAAGAACCAACAATCCAAAAACAACCAGAAAACTTCCAACGCTTAAATCCATAACATACCCCCTTCTTATTTCACAAACCCGATCAGCAAAAACAACAGTGCTCTGTCATGTCATTCACCAATGACATGATTTTTGCTGGTCCTGTTTTGAAACAATGCACGCAGACAGTTCGAACTGCAATGACAAAACGGAGACCGATCACTGATCAGTCTCCGCCACGCCCACATATGGAGGTGGGTCTCCGGGTTTCCCCTATCTGCATTCATCATATAAGAAAAATGAAACCACGTAAAGAGTAACGGCTTTCAGGGATCTTTAACTTCAGATGTCTTTGAAAAGAAAACCCCTCCAGCAGGAGGGGCATCTGCAACTGGAGGTCTTACTCCATGTACTGTTCGTATTCCTGAGCATCCACCAGTTCATCGGAGAGGTCGGTGAAGCGAACCTTGAAAAGCCAGCCGTTTTCGTAGGGGTTCTCGTTCACCTGCTCAGGGCTGTCTCCGAGGGCTTCGTTGACGGCCACCACCACACCAGTGGCTGGGCTGTAAATGTCAGAGGCGGTCTTCACGGACTCGACCACGACAATGGCTTCGCCGATGCTGACTTCACGGCCAATTTCGGGAAGCTCGACGTAAACCACGTCGCCAAGCT harbors:
- a CDS encoding flotillin family protein — its product is MDLSVGSFLVVFGLLVLAVVLVVSLINSCLIVVPPNRVLVISGRKTAQQDGDTVGYRVIRGGRAFRIPMLEQISWMDLNTMPLDLTVQNAYSKGGIPLTIHAVANVKVNAREPYLSNAIERFLNTTQTQLTQITKDTLEGNLRGIIATLTPEEINEDRLRFAAALIEEAEHDMHKLGMQLDTLKIQNVADDAGYLKSIGRKRTADVLKEARIAEAERNAEATQVEAGAQQRSQVAQAQAQQAIIEEQNKLRVRTAELSAVAVAKENEAAVAGERARVIAEQDLEHQRIVLNQKRLEADVITPARAQREAKLLEAQAEAAPIIEDGRARAEAFRLLTEAFSQGGVAGERAFILNMMPGLIKDVADAVRDVKIDKLSVIDSGDGQGFNSVLNNLPRGILSFIQQMENTTGVDLLASLRKTMMLESEPSAKEAAD
- the gcvH gene encoding glycine cleavage system protein GcvH translates to METPIDLKYAKTHEWVRTEEDTITVGITDYAQDQLGDVVYVELPEIGREVSIGEAIVVVESVKTASDIYSPATGVVVAVNEALGDSPEQVNENPYENGWLFKVRFTDLSDELVDAQEYEQYME